A genomic segment from Montipora foliosa isolate CH-2021 chromosome 9, ASM3666993v2, whole genome shotgun sequence encodes:
- the LOC137970789 gene encoding lysine-specific demethylase 8-like isoform X2 has translation MLGGNTITGILIRYLISIYWSVCLTECHVGHMKPFGWHRDPDIVTDELHTVPHPTQFWEKYVSRNRPVVFRGAAKHSRAYKLWTEEYLVTEYGNLTLRVESRAESNDRVPAGEDGILGRDSVRHFLQNYQNVDVYVISQIPQPMERDVAIPPCLRCGSFVEGIQEVHLFLSASGGQTKLHQDPYNNIHCIFNGTKDWLLIHPDQTHLVYMSEDSKFEWGGYSEIDADSVDLDMFPKIKDVHYSKVTMNKGDCIFMPGGYWHQVRSWGYMNSAVSIWFSQLKQFSHNGCDKLEVAFTSMNKVPVLWRYSGHGSLSQGHMDVHILRRFLLTLADSEGKINLDELVNQYFRSESDVKRDLLRENEQKRAKEMVVYLDPDGKGYITKEYVQNMTIDQLKEVLLFIDPNDVSNTEELEYSHIHAEDIKQLLMESHDGQGIFVKEKFMSNYVTEELTKRHGRLLKI, from the exons ATGTTAGGAGGAAACACGATAACTGGAATACTCATCCGTTACTTGATATCCATCTATTGGTCTGTTTGTTTAACCGAGTGTCATGTTGGGCATATGAAACCATTCGGCTGGCACAGAGACCCTGATATCGTGACAGATGAACTGCACACCGTGCCACATCCAACACAGTTTTGGGAAAAATACGTATCAAGAAACCGACCTGTTGTGTTCAGAGGGGCCGCAAAACATTCCAG GGCATATAAACTGTGGACTGAAGAATATCTTGTAACAGAATATGGAAATCTGACCTTGAGAGTTGAATCACGCGCTGAAAGCAATGACCGGGTGCCTGCTGGTGAAGATGGTATTCTTGGCCGAGATTCAGTGCGACATTTCTTACAGAACTATCagaatgttgatgtttatgtgATATCTCAAATTCCACAGCCAATGGAAAGAGATGTAGCAATACCTCCCTGTTTAAG ATGCGGATCATTTGTTGAAGGCATCCAAGAGGTCCACCTGTTTTTATCTGCTAGTGGAGGTCAAACCAAGCTGCACCAAGATCCTTACAACAACATACACTGTATATTTAATGGAACCAAAGATTGGCTCCTGATCCATCCTGATCAAACACATCTAGTTTACATGTCAGAAGATTCAAAATTTGAGTGGGGAGGATATTCAGAGATTGATGCAGATTCTGTTGACCTGGACATGTTTCCTAAAATTAAGGATGTACATTACTCTAAAGTGACAATGAACAAGGGGGACTGTATTTTTATGCCTGGAG GTTACTGGCATCAAGTGCGATCCTGGGGGTACATGAATTCAGCTGTGTCAATCTGGTTCTCGCAGTTAAAGCAATTCTCTCACAACGGCTGTGACAAACTGGAGGTTGCCTTTACTTCTATGAACAAAGTCCCTGTTCTTTGGCGTTACTCTGGGCATGGCAGTTTGTCTCAAGGACACATGGATGTTCACATTCTTAGACGGTTTCTGTTGACATTAGCTGATAGTGAAGGGAAGATTAACCTTGATGAACTTGTAAACCAGTACTTTCGCAGTGAAAGTGATGTTAAGAGAGACCTGTTGAGAGAGAATGAACAGAAAAGGGCCAAAGAA ATGGTTGTCTACCTTGATCCAGATGGGAAAGGCTATATCACAAAGGAATATGTACAGAATATGACTATTGATCAGTTGAAAGAAGTGCTGCTGTTCATTGATCCAAATGATGTATCAAATACTGAGGAACTTGAGTACAGTCATATTCATGCTGAAGATATCAA